A section of the Castanea sativa cultivar Marrone di Chiusa Pesio chromosome 12, ASM4071231v1 genome encodes:
- the LOC142621191 gene encoding U-box domain-containing protein 44-like, whose protein sequence is MATGVIIRTTPIPASDLFSQTVLAISDTVNAAKDVVIQKENFKKFSTYLEILKELLELNVDHSESLENALQTINREIKVAKHLALECRHRNKIYILITCRKIVKLLEGSTKEIGRALSLIPLTSLDVSLDIKNQVIKLSKDMLDALYWVTAAEDVVVKKIELGIQGRDFDRSRANQLLVHIAEAIGISPEQSELKKEFEEFKREVEDATLRKDLAEDVQMEQIITLLEKADATTSLDEKKKKYFEKRNALGRQPLEPLQSFYCPITQAVMVDPVETTSGRTFERSAIEKCFAEGNNLCPLTMVPLNTSVIRPNKTLRESIEEWKERNNIINIVSIKPKLQSSEETEMLQSLSKLQDICTERELHREWMTMEDYIPVLVGLLSAKNREIRKHALFILFMLAKDSDDNKERISKVDNALESIVRSLARQIDEGKLALQLLLELSRSNVVRDSIGSVHGCILLLVTMLSGDEIQAAKDAQELLENLSFLHQNVIQMAKANYFKPLLHLLSSGPQNVRLIMAKTFSEIELTDHYKLSMVKDGALRPLLQMLSHGELEMKEVAVKALLQLSDLPQNGLQMIKEGAVGPLFELLYRHSLSSPTLREQVAATIMHLAVSTTLQEADWEKVLLLESQEDIFKLFSLISLTGPDIQRSILHTFQALCHSPNGSDIRMKLRQLSAVQVLVQLCEVDNHTVRENAVKLFHCLIEDGDKNTFLEHVGQRCIETLLRIIKTSNDLEEIAAAMGIVSKLPKDPQLNQWLIDAEAVQTIFVCLTDGNKNALHKRQVIENAVGALGRFTVSTNKEWQKIVAEAGLIPVLVHLLVSGTALMKQNAAISLKQFSESSVSLSKPMKKRGIFQCCLAAPEIGCPVHLGICTVESSFCILQANALEPLVRMLGEPDLGPCEASLDALLTLIDDERLQSGSKVLAEANAIVPIIKLLSSPSEKLQEKSLTALERIFRLVEFKLKYGTSAQMPLVEIAQRKNSQMKSLAARVLAQLNVLGQQSSFF, encoded by the exons ATGGCAACAGGAGTGATTATTAGAACCACACCAATTCCAGCATCTGACTTATTCTCCCAGACTGTCCTGGCAATATCTGATACAGTAAATGCAGCCAAGGATGTTGTCATTCAGAaggaaaatttcaagaaattctCGACATATTTGGAGATCTTAAAAGAGTTATTGGAGCTGAATGTAGACCATTCCGAGAGCTTAGAAAATGCTCTGCAAACTATCAACCGAGAGATTAAAGTTGCTAAGCATCTAGCACTTGAATGCCGTCACAGAAACAAGATTTATATCCTAATCACTTGCCGGAAGATTGTTAAGCTTTTAGAGGGCAGTACTAAAGAGATTGGTAGGGCGCTAAGCCTCATTCCTTTGACATCTTTGGATGTTTCATTGGATATTAAAAACCAGGTTATCAAGCTCTCTAAGGATATGCTAGATGCACTGTATTGGGTAACTGCAGCGGAGGATGTAGTTGTAAAAAAGATTGAGTTAGGGATACAAGGGAGAGATTTTGATCGGTCACGTGCAAATCAATTGTTAGTTCATATTGCTGAGGCTATTGGGATATCCCCAGAACAGTCTGAATTGAAGAAAGAATTTGAAGAATTCAAAAGGGAAGTTGAAGATGCGACACTGAGAAAAGACTTGGCAGAAGATGTACAAATGGAACAGATCATTACATTGCTTGAAAAGGCTGATGCCACAACATCtcttgatgaaaaaaaaaagaaatattttgaaaagCGAAATGCTTTAGGTAGGCAACCATTGGAACCTCTCCAGTCTTTTTATTGCCCCATCACTCAGGCTGTTATGGTTGACCCTGTGGAAACTACCTCAGGTCGGACATTCGAAAGGAGTGCCATAGAGAAGTGCTTTGCTGAAGGGAACAATCTTTGTCCCTTGACCATGGTTCCCTTGAACACTTCAGTTATCCGGCCCAACAAAACTCTTCGAGAATCAATTGAAGAATGGAAGGAAAGGAATAACATCATTAACATTGTCTCTATTAAGCCCAAACTCCAGTCAAGTGAAGAAACAGAAATGCTTCAATCATTAAGCAAACTGCAGGATATATGTACAGAAAGAGAGTTGCATCGAGAATGGATGACAATGGAGGACTACATTCCAGTTCTAGTTGGACTTCTCAGTGCAAAAAATCGTGAAATAAGAAAGCATGCTCTGTTCATCTTATTTATGCTTGCAAAGGACAGTGATGACAATAAG GAAAGAATCTCGAAAGTGGATAATGCACTTGAATCCATTGTTCGCTCACTAGCACGCCAAATTGATGAAGGCAAGTTAGCATTGCAGCTGTTACTTGAACTGTCCAGAAGTAATGTGGTACGAGATTCAATTGGATCAGTTCACGGCTGCATACTTCTCCTGGTGACCATGTTAAGTGGTGATGAAATTCAAGCTGCCAAAGATGCCCAAGAGCTTCTGGAGAATTTGTCTTTCCTTCATCAGAATGTTATACAGATGGCCAAAGCAAATTATTTTAAACCTTTGCTACATCTTCTTTCTTCAG GACCTCAGAATGTTAGATTGATCATGGCTAAAACTTTTTCAGAAATTGAATTGACTGATCACTATAAACTGTCCATGGTTAAAGATGGGGCATTGAGGCCCCTTCTTCAAATGCTTTCACATGGTGAATTAGAGATGAAGGAAGTGGCTGTTAAAGCTCTTCTGCAACTCTCAGACTTACCACAAAATGGCCTCCAGATGATCAAAGAAGGTGCAGTTGGGCCACTATTTGAACTTCTGTATCGTCATAGTTTATCATCACCAACTCTACGTGAGCAGGTAGCTGCCACAATCATGCACCTCGCAGTATCAACCACTCTCCAAGAAGCTGATTGGGAGAAGGTTTTGTTGCTAGAATCTCAGGAAGATATTTTTAAGCTCTTTTCACTTATATCATTAACAGGACCAGACATACAAAGAAGCATTCTCCATACCTTTCAAGCACTGTGCCATTCTCCTAATGGTTCTGACATCAGGATGAAGTTGAGGCAG CTCTCTGCAGTTCAAGTATTGGTTCAGTTATGTGAGGTTGATAACCATACTGTACGGGAAAATGCTGTAAAGCTGTTCCATTGCTTGATAGAAGATGGAGATAAAAACACCTTTTTGGAGCATGTGGGTCAGAGATGCATTGAGACATTGCTCAGGATAATCAAAACTTCCAATGATCTAGAAGAGATTGCTGCTGCAATGGGTATTGTCTCTAAACTTCCTAAGGATCCACAGCTCAATCAGTGGCTTATAGATGCTGAGGCAGTTCAAACCATATTTGTGTGTCTCACTGATGGAAATAAAAATGCCTTACACAAGAGGCAGGTAATAGAGAATGCTGTTGGAGCTCTTGGCCGTTTCACTGTCTCAACAAATAAGGAATGGCAGAAGATAGTAGCTGAAGCTGGCCTTATCCCTGTGCTGGTACATTTGCTGGTTTCTGGAACTGCTTTGATGAAACAAAATGCAGCCATTTCACTTAAGCAATTTTCAGAAAGTTCAGTTAGCTTAAGCAAGCCAATGAAGAAGCGTGGGATTTTCCAGTGTTGCTTGGCTGCACCTGAAATTGGTTGTCCTGTACACTTAGGAATCTGTACAGTTGAGTCTTCATTTTGCATATTACAGGCCAACGCTCTGGAACCTCTTGTGAGGATGCTTGGGGAGCCTGATCTCGGACCCTGTGAGGCTTCCTTAGATGCACTGTTGACATTGATAGATGATGAAAGATTGCAGAGTGGCAGTAAAGTGCTAGCTGAAGCAAATGCCATTGTtccaattataaaattattgagttCACCTTCTGAAAAATTGCAGGAGAAATCCCTTACTGCTTTAGAAAGAATTTTTCGGCTGGTGGAGTTCAAGCTAAAATATGGAACTTCAGCACAAATGCCATTGGTAGAAATAGCTCAGAGGAAAAATAGTCAAATGAAATCTCTGGCTGCCAGGGTACTTGCTCAGTTGAATGTGCTTGGTCAACAGTCTTCATTTTTTTGA
- the LOC142619322 gene encoding uncharacterized protein LOC142619322, producing the protein MEIFYYLVFGGLGAVVAAVELSKNNKDRITTTPAFNSFKNNYLLVYSLMMAGDWLQGPYVYYLYSQYGFGKGEIGQLFIAGFGSSMLFGTIVGSLADKQGRKRACVTYCIAYILSCITKHSPQYKVLMLGRILGGIATSLLFSAFESWLVAEHNKRGFEQQWLSITFSKAIFFGNGLVAIISGLFGNLLVDTFALGPVAPFDAASCFLAIGMAIILSSWTENYGDPSESKDLLTQFRGAAVAIASDEKIALLGAIQSLFEGSMYTFVFLWTPALSPNDEDIPHGFIFATFMLASMMGSSLASRLMARSSPRVESYMQIVFAVSSVSLLLPIVTSVMVAPSKVKGGSISFAGCIQVVGFCAFEACVGIFWPSIMKMRSQYIPEEARSTIMNFFRIPLNIFVCIVLYNVNAFPITVMFGMCSIFLFVACLLQRRLMVIAEKPKTQDWTSLKEKDTEADPLNI; encoded by the exons atggaaattttCTACTATTTGGTGTTTGGTGGATTGGGAGCAGTGGTGGCAGCAGTGGAGCTGAGCAAAAATAACAAAGATCGAATCACCACCACACCTGCTTTCAATTCCTTCAAGAACAATTACCTTCTTGTTTATTCTCTCATGATGG CCGGGGATTGGCTGCAGGGTCCTTATGTCTACTATCTTTATAGTCAGTATGGTTTTGGAAAAGGGGAGATCGGACAGCTGTTTATTGCTGGGTTTGGTTCATCCATGTTATTTGGGACAATTGTTGGATCTCTGGCTGACAAACA GGGTCGAAAGAGGGCATGTGTGACGTACTGCATAGCATACATACTGAGCTGCATCACCAAGCATTCTCCTCAATACAAGGTTTTGATGTTGGGCCGTATTTTGGGAGGTATCGCCACTTCTCTCCTATTCTCAGCTTTTGAGTCATGGCTTGTAGCGGAGCACAACAAG AGGGGCTTTGAACAACAATGGTTGTCAATCACATTCTCAAAGGCAATATTTTTTGGCAATGGTCTTGTTGCCATTATTTCTGGGTTGTTTGGTAATTTACTAGTTGATACATTTGCTCTTGGCCCTGTGGCACCCTTCGATGCTGCTTCCTGCTTTCTTGCTATTGGTATGGCCATCATTTTATCATCATGGACAGAGAACTATGGAGATCCTTCTGAGAGCAAGGACTTGCTAACCCAATTCAGGGGTGCTGCTGTGGCAATTGCTTCTG ATGAGAAAATTGCATTGCTTGGTGCAATACAGTCACTGTTTGAAGGTTCAATGTACACCTTTGTGTTTCTCTGGACTCCTGCTTTGAGCCCAAATGACGAGGACATCCCTCATGGTTTCATCTTTGCGACATTTATGTTGGCTTCAATGATGGGAAGCTCCCTTGCATCTCGGTTGATGGCCCGCTCATCACCCAGAGTAGAGAGCTACATGCAGATTGTTTTTGCAGTCTCTTCTGTCTCTCTCCTGCTTCCCATTGTGACCAGT GTCATGGTGGCACCTTCCAAGGTGAAAGGTGGAAGCATCTCATTTGCAGGCTGTATTCAAGTTGTTGGCTTCTGTGCTTTTGAGGCTTGTGTGGGAATATTCTGGCCGTCCATTATGAAAATGAGGTCCCAGTACATTCCGGAGGAGGCCAGGAGCACCATCATGAACTTCTTCCGCATTCCTCTCAATATTTTTGTGTGCATTGTGCTGTACAAT GTTAATGCGTTCCCCATCACGGTCATGTTTGGCATGTGCTCAATTTTCCTCTTTGTAGCATGTTTGTTGCAGAGGCGGCTCATGGTGATAGCAGAAAAGCCAA AGACACAAGACTGGACATCATTGAAGGAAAAAGATACGGAGGCAGACCCATTAAACATCTAA
- the LOC142618905 gene encoding F-box/WD repeat-containing protein pof10-like, whose translation MESLPVEICLKIFCFLDHQNLAIAQQVCRKWKGLASDNNLWSNLFRERWGGDHAMFYAPVGSKSWKDVYEVQDRCHRVGLGLKIIREGGDYYLVHQGEIQRYLGSRRQRKGAISCTLDSQRGFNGEGSQEEGSCRGILDKILFFIGDLEVASTDAKRGRVL comes from the exons ATGGAGAGTTTACCAGTGGAAATCTGTCTTaagattttctgttttttggaTCACCAGAACCTTGCAATTGCACAACAAG TATGCAGGAAGTGGAAGGGCTTGGCCTCAGACAACAATCTATGGTCTAACCTATTTAGGGAAAGATGGGGAGGAGATCATGCCATGTTCTATGCTCCTGTTGGTTCAAAATCGTGGAAAGATGTGTATGAGGTTCAAGATCGTTGTCATCGAGTTGGATT AGGCCTGAAGATAATAAGAGAAGGTGGTGACTACTATCTTGTTCACCAAGGTGAAATCCAACGCTATCTGGGTTCAAGGAGGCAAAGGAAAGGTGCAATTAGTTGTACTCTAGATTCACAAAGAGGTTTCAATGGTGAAGGATCACAAGAAGAGGGATCCTGTAGAGGGATCTTGGACAAAATACTTTTCTTCATAGGGGATTTGGAAGTTGCCTCTACTGATGCAAAACGTGGTCGGGTGCTATAA